One genomic window of Verrucomicrobiia bacterium includes the following:
- a CDS encoding BtaA family protein, with the protein MVALPARPPLPSAAVPAPSRHPSRDSSPVPAPTPRWRAWTHDHLFHRNHRHRLVYNTCWEDPRIDRALLELDSSSRVVMIASAGCNALDYLLDDPAEIHAIDVNPRQIALLELKLALIARGGFDDFRRVFGEGAHPGFNALLDELAPFLTTPTRAFWSAKRHYFNGGAVRRSFYYHGSSGNVAWLLRTLVLRPRPALWRDLERLLHAGSLGEQQEAFDRLEPLFWNLFTAWLVRQPLTLSLLGVPRPQARLMVEHRTDGVPGYIREKLRHVATAVPMRDNYFWRVYVTGSYSTDCSPAYLQPAHFNPLRQRASRIHTHTGYLSDFLAHHPAPYSHYVLLDHQDWLAWHDPDALAREWHLILANSRPGTRILFRSAAPRVNYLPEFAVNRLRFHPDRTDPLHRTDRVGTYGSLYLAEVL; encoded by the coding sequence ATGGTCGCCTTGCCCGCCCGGCCGCCGCTGCCTTCCGCGGCTGTTCCCGCCCCGTCGCGTCACCCGTCGCGCGACTCGTCGCCTGTCCCGGCCCCGACCCCGCGCTGGCGTGCCTGGACCCATGACCACCTGTTCCACCGCAATCACCGTCATCGCCTCGTCTATAACACCTGCTGGGAGGATCCCCGCATCGACCGCGCCCTCCTTGAACTCGATTCATCGAGCCGCGTCGTGATGATCGCCAGCGCGGGCTGCAACGCCCTCGACTATCTCCTCGACGACCCCGCCGAAATCCACGCCATCGACGTCAACCCCCGTCAGATCGCCCTCCTGGAACTCAAGCTCGCCCTGATCGCCCGCGGCGGGTTCGACGACTTCCGCCGCGTCTTTGGCGAAGGCGCTCATCCCGGATTCAACGCCCTCCTCGACGAACTGGCTCCCTTCCTGACCACCCCCACCCGCGCCTTCTGGTCGGCCAAACGCCATTACTTCAACGGCGGCGCCGTCCGACGTTCCTTCTACTATCACGGCTCGTCCGGCAACGTGGCATGGCTCCTCCGAACCCTTGTCCTCCGCCCCAGGCCCGCCCTCTGGCGCGACCTCGAACGTCTCCTCCACGCCGGCTCCCTCGGGGAGCAGCAGGAGGCCTTCGACCGCCTCGAACCCCTCTTCTGGAACCTCTTCACCGCCTGGCTCGTCCGCCAACCCCTCACCCTTTCCCTCCTCGGAGTGCCCCGCCCCCAGGCCCGCCTCATGGTCGAACACCGCACCGACGGCGTGCCCGGCTACATCCGCGAAAAACTCCGCCATGTCGCCACCGCCGTGCCCATGCGCGACAATTACTTCTGGCGCGTGTACGTCACCGGCTCCTACTCCACCGACTGCTCGCCAGCCTACCTCCAGCCCGCCCATTTCAACCCTCTCCGCCAACGCGCCTCACGCATCCACACCCACACGGGATACCTGTCCGATTTCCTTGCCCATCATCCCGCCCCCTACTCCCATTACGTCCTGCTGGATCACCAGGACTGGCTCGCCTGGCACGATCCCGATGCCCTCGCCCGGGAATGGCACCTGATTCTCGCCAACAGCCGCCCCGGTACCCGCATCCTGTTCCGCTCCGCAGCGCCCCGCGTCAACTACCTCCCTGAATTCGCCGTGAACCGGTTGCGGTTCCATCCCGACCGGACCGACCCCCTCCATCGGACCGATCGCGTCGGAACCTACGGCAGCCTCTACCTCGCGGAAGTCCTGTGA
- a CDS encoding methyltransferase domain-containing protein, with the protein MTPDRESDNARALRRYYAFHSRVYDATRWTFLFGRRALIRHLASTCRPTRILEIGCGTGTNLLQLASAFPQARLLGLDGSPAMLAVARRKLRPLGSRITLVPAYYLQPGQLPLRPDLIVFSYCLTMINPGWETTLDAAAADLDPEGCLAVVDFAGSPVPAFRRWMSLHHVRMEPHLGPALRTRFIADHDSTRNACAGLWRYLTFIGRPKVPPDPGAAARPAHMPPPSTFMDWARTTLRPPPDAVRPP; encoded by the coding sequence GTGACCCCCGACCGGGAATCCGACAACGCCCGCGCCCTCCGCCGCTACTATGCGTTCCATTCCCGCGTCTATGACGCCACGCGCTGGACCTTCCTCTTCGGACGCCGTGCCCTGATCCGGCACCTCGCCAGCACCTGTCGCCCCACCCGCATCCTCGAGATCGGCTGCGGGACCGGAACGAACCTGCTCCAACTCGCCAGCGCCTTCCCCCAGGCCAGGCTCCTCGGACTCGACGGCAGCCCCGCCATGCTCGCAGTGGCCCGGCGCAAACTTCGCCCCCTCGGATCCCGCATCACCCTCGTCCCCGCCTATTACCTTCAACCCGGCCAGCTTCCGCTCCGCCCGGACCTGATCGTCTTCTCCTACTGCCTCACCATGATCAATCCGGGCTGGGAAACCACTCTCGACGCCGCCGCGGCCGACCTCGATCCGGAGGGCTGCCTCGCCGTGGTGGACTTCGCCGGTTCCCCGGTCCCCGCCTTCCGCCGCTGGATGAGCCTCCATCACGTCCGCATGGAACCGCATCTCGGGCCCGCGCTGCGCACCCGCTTCATCGCCGACCACGACAGCACGCGCAACGCCTGCGCCGGCTTGTGGCGCTACCTCACCTTCATCGGACGCCCCAAGGTCCCCCCGGACCCCGGAGCCGCCGCCCGCCCCGCCCACATGCCGCCCCCCTCCACCTTCATGGATTGGGCGCGGACGACGCTTCGTCCACCGCCCGACGCAGTTCGTCCGCCATGA